The genomic DNA CCTGCTAATTCGTAGGCCCGGTAAGCGCCACCGGGCAATTTATGTCTAAACAGGTACCCACTGTGCTCAATAAACTCTCTCGTCTGCTGGAACAGGCAGGTATTTCGCTCACCGATCACCAGAAAACTCAGCTGGTGGCCTATGTCGATATGCTGAACAAATGGAATAAAGCGTACAACCTGACGTCTGTTCGCGACCCCAACGAGATGCTGGTTCGTCATATCCTCGATAGCATCGTGGTTGCGCCGTATCTTAAAGGGGAGCGCTTTATCGATGTGGGCACAGGCCCTGGCCTGCCGGGGATCCCGCTGTCGATTGTCCGCCCTGAGAGCCATTTCACGCTGCTGGACAGCCTTGGCAAACGCGTCCGTTTTTTACGTCAGGTCCAGCATGAGCTGAAGCTGGAGAACATCGCCCCTGTACAGAGCAGGGTAGAGGCGTTCCCCGCGGAGCCACCGTTTGACGGTGTTATCAGCCGCGCGTTTGCGTCGCTCAATGATATGGTGAGCTGGTGTAAGCACTTGCCTGCACAAA from Enterobacter ludwigii includes the following:
- the rsmG gene encoding 16S rRNA (guanine(527)-N(7))-methyltransferase RsmG, whose product is MLNKLSRLLEQAGISLTDHQKTQLVAYVDMLNKWNKAYNLTSVRDPNEMLVRHILDSIVVAPYLKGERFIDVGTGPGLPGIPLSIVRPESHFTLLDSLGKRVRFLRQVQHELKLENIAPVQSRVEAFPAEPPFDGVISRAFASLNDMVSWCKHLPAQNGRFYALKGQLPGDEIEQLPEGFAVESVEKLNIPQLEGERHLVIIKPNNF